The DNA sequence TGTTCGATAAGGTTGGTAACAACCGATAAGGCTTGATAAGGGTCGGGtctagtccgataaggttgataacaaccgatagGGATTGATTAGGTTTTATgtggccggatcaagtttcataccATTGATAATGAcgccgggctgcgtggagatgagcaagtggcgcaatgcttacgcatacttagacaactcccggAGGGGTTTCTGCTTGATTTTTTTATTGGAAGAGCTCGCCGACAAAGGGGAGGTAGCTGAGGAAGTTCTTATGGGGCCCGTAGCGACGGCGAGCATTGCGTGGCAGGCAAGTCTTGAGGCAGCGGGCCGAGCCCCTTCCTTGAGGGCAACTGTAGCGCAGCGAGCACTTCCACACGAACAGATCCTTGTGGCACGAGCCCCGGTTGTGCTTCGGCGGGCAACCTGCGCCATGGGGATCAATAAGACGCCCGCAGTTAGACACGCGACACTGCACTCTAAGCGCGGTAACATTTTATAAACATGCACTTTTACTTACAGATAGCTTTAGCTTAACGTGCGCAGTTGCGTACGCAACGTGCAATGGGGCTGTGTGTGGAAGTACGTTTAGTTTAGTCGCTCGCTCCGTATGCGTCGGAACGTCGTCAGCTCtgaaatttcttttctgatttagTGTGTTCCTATGCGCCATCTCGCGCAGCTGTTAGATGGTTGAAAGAACTGTGGAGTCGCCGgcacctttcgcatccccaactcTACCACCCGTCGCTTTGCAAACGCTCTGACATTTTCACTGGGAGCAGGGCGCCCGAAAAACCCGCATGAAGCAAGAAATCCGTGGCCACGGACGGGAAGCGTGACGTTGTGGTTACGTTCCACTCATGCGCACGTTCCACTCATGCGGACAGGCAACTGACTTACGTACGCATGGCTGTTGCGTGCGCTAAGTTAGAACAGTCCCACAATTTTCAAGTGAATAAttgcccccttcccccccccccaacacaaaagtgttttattttttgacgTGAATGTCTTCAAACAAGACCAGAGGCGGCCAGCATCAAGACCATTATCGCCTAAATCATTGCAACCATACTACCGAAGCACCTTACTTTGGTAGTGatgtgcagataaaaaaaaaaagccgttgcTCGACCATGCATGTGTAACCTGCACAGATGGCGCGGTTGTCGCGCCACGAATTGCACAATCTGAGGTAAATTTCGCCTCTCGGTCGACGTTCAGACATGCGTAGCTCGGCCATACGTTTATGGATCCGAGCAGGAatcgttgcatttgagagagctgCCTATATCATGGTAGATATAACTCATCAAACGTATGCTGGTGCTTATCAGGTGTTTATCAATGCCTGCAAGTgtgcaatttgttgcagaaatttAACGCTTGCTCAACTATGTCCCTCCTGCGTTCGACACGTATCCTACAGAAACGTCGTGATGAGACTCGGGCAGCAAGACAGAGGTATGTCCGGCGCCGCTTTGTCAACGGCGAAACGTGCCCGTCTCCATAGGAAACGCAAGCACAAGAGCCGCAACCGTTTACGAGTGCGGTGGGCTGGAGCGGCGCAGGGCAGTGTCTGGCACCGTGAGGCGATATTTTTTTACCGTGGTGCACAAACACCCTCTGCAAAACAGATGAACCCActacgaatagggagcgagcacgattgTTACATGCCTAACTTGTAGCAAAAGTTAGGCATGTAACCTGAATAAAATGTAACTTGTGAGTTTGGTCGGCTTAATCTCTGTACCCTAAAGAGCATACGCCGTCTGCAGCACGCACAAAACGCTTCGCGCATCCCTGTGCGGCTGCGTCCCGGTGTGGCCCACAgggtccgtttttttttcttctattctttttctttttcattttcacaTTTCACATTTGGGATCCACTTAGCTCCTTCTGCCGAGGTTAAATTTCGCATCGCAACTGGATAAGCTTTGCGGAAGATCTCGACAGTAGGGAGTTGGCAAAGGAGGGTTGGTTACGAATTGAAAACGTGCACGATCGTGCAGCCAGTACTGCTAtaagtagaaattttagctgcgCTATTAGTGGTTTTTATTCAAAACTCCACGCGCCTATAAGAAAGACTTGATGATATAAAAAAATTTGAGTGTTAACGTCCCGAAGCTGTCAGATTCCAGATTAACactgaccacctgggtttctttaacgcgcatACAAAGAACGGTTCAAGAgcgttcttcttccttttttttttgcatttcgcactgaGTGGCACGCAACCACCGCATAGGAAGGGATCGAATGCatgacctcgtgcacagcagtgCAACGTCACAGTCCCTGCGCCACCTCGATCATTAGAGTTGTTTGTTAGAGAAAGACAGGTGACAGCCACTTAAGTATCCTGACgtgattttaatgcgaaagcattaggacTTGTCTAGGCTATCGCCTTCAATTAAAACTCCACCTTAATCTACTTTAATCCACCTCAATCCACATTCAACTACATTTATCTACATGAATACAGTTTATTGTACCTTAATCCACGCTATACCACCTTAATTtaccttcatccactttaatagaatttaatccaccttaatccaattttGCGACAGGGGTAcgtccgacgccgtggctgtCCAGCGTGGGATTTCCGAGTGCGAGCAAGAGAAGGTCCCGTGCCGGGGACGTGACGTCATTACTCGGTCATGTGGCTTTTGACACGATCGGATGCAAACGCCAGAAGCCGGATCTTTTGCTTCGTGGAGCATATAAGGCTTTCGCACAAAAGATGAGAACGAAAGTGTCCGTATTGAATTTCGTGGACAAACCGCGGCCACGGTCAGCGATGTGAGCATGCCATCAGGGGTTTCCTTTTAATTCCACGCATTTCAGCCGGTGTCGTGCGGCGGCAGTTCTCAAATGATGTCCGTCCTTGCATGGATTCGGTTGGAACGGATGTTTACTCTATTCATGAACAACAAATAGCCTTAGCTAAATCAATACATCTAGCTAAGATGGCGCCTGAACTTCAGGAAGGCGTCACCAGTAGTCTCTGTTTCTAGCCCCTGCACCTCAAGTTACTGGTTTGCCAAACCTCCACGTAAATTATGACTGACTCATTTGGTTACACCGAAGCCTAATCCACCAAAATTATCTCACTTAACTGACTCTCTTCAGTGTCCCCTAAATTAACGAAATGGTGGGCTTCTTATCGCGAAGAACTGGACACTGGTCAAGGGGAGGGATGGATGCTTCAGCCCAGAATCCCCTCACCGGTGTGCTCCAAAATGCATTGTCGTTCGCAGCGAAGGTCGCTCCCGTCGCACTGCTGATTCGGCATGCACTTCTTCCACGGGCCGTAGACGACGCTGCACTTTCCCCAGAAGCACCCTGCACGATAATCATGCGCTGTAATCTCAGCAAACTTTCAGGAACCAATATACTACATTACGAGGATGGTGTCCGTgtctgcgcgcgcgtgtgttaaTATAAAGGTGAAATATTTTTGGACTTGGTCTGGTTTTGTGTAGGGCTATCTGTCATGAAATGCGGAATGGTTTTATATGTGCATGTTTCTTCAATAAAAGTTTCACTTGAGAGTCAGTGCCGGGCTTGTTTTTTGCCTCCCTTTCTTTCGGTCCCGTCCCTTAGCGCTCGTCCTCGAAGATGACTGCGACATGTGGCATTTTTCATATGTGCGTCGGACCCAACCTTCGCGACTACGCTTTTGTCGACCGGTACGCATTTTTTATAGGGCCAATTCTAGCATTCTCATTCAAAATTCCTCTACAGCGCTTTTGAAAAACTACGTTTCTAGAGTActtttagaaaaagaagaggcgaaGTGTAACGATTAATGTGGAAGTTCTATTTATGCTCAATCCTCACAGCGGGATTGCGCCTCACGAAAACCTACGTTTGAGTTTCCCGTCCAATGCACCTACTCGCTCATGAAAAATGCGAATCGCGGCAGcgttcatcatcagcctggttacgcccacagcagggcaaaggcctctcccacacttctccaactaccccggtcatgtactaattgtggccatgttgtccctgcaaacttcttaatcacatccgcccacctaactttctgccgtccgcttctacgcttcccttcccttggaatccagtccgtaacccttaatgaccatctgtcatcttccctcctcattacatgtcctgcacatacccatttctttttcttgatttcagctaagatgtcattaactcagtatttactaaggtaattgcaaatagaatcaggaacaccttagacttccgtcaaccaaaggaccaggcaggatttcgtaaaggctactcaacaatagaccatattcacactaacaatcaggtgataaagaaatgtgcggaatataaccaacccttatatatagctttaattgattatgagaaagcgtttgattcagtcgaaaccacagcagtcatggaggcattgcggaactagggtgtagacgagccgtatgtaagaatactgaaatatatctatagcggctctacagccaccgtagtcctccataaagaaagcaacaaaatcccaagaaagaaaggcgtcaggcagggagatacgatctctccaatgaaattcacagtgtgtttacaggaggtattcagagacctggattgggaagaattggggatagcagttaatggagaataccttagtaatttgcgattcgctgatatattgccttgcttagtaactcaggggaccaactgcaatgcatgctcgctgacctggcgaggcaaagccgaagggtgggtctaaaaattaatctacggaaaactaaagtaatgtttaacagtcttggaagagaacagcagtttacgataggtagcgaggcactggaagtggtaagggaatacatctacttaggacaggtagtgactgcgcatccggatcacgagactgaaatattcagaagaataagaatgggctggggtgtttGGCAGAcgttctcagataatgaacagcaggttgccattatacctcaagagaaaagtgtataacagctgtgtcttaccagtactcacgtacggggcagaaacctggaggcttacgaaaagggttctacttaaactgaggacgacgcaacgagctatggaaagaacaatgatgggtgtaccgttaagggataagaaaagagcagattggctgacggatcaaacgcgagttattgatatcttagttgaaatcaagaaaaagaaatgggcatgggcaagacatgtaacgaggaaggaagataagcgatggtcattaagggttacggactggattccagggaaggaaagcgtagcagaggatgggagaaagttaggtgggcggatgagataaagaaatttgcagggacaacatggccacaattagtacatgaccggggcagttggagacgtatgggagaggcctttgccctgcagtgggcgtaaccaggctgatgatgatgatgatgtcattaactcgcgattgttccctcaccaaatctgctcttttcttatcccttaacgttacacctatcattcttctatcCATAGCTCATAGCTCATAGCGGCAGGGTTGTTGCTCACCTATTCTTCGATCTCTTGGTCGAGGATTCTTGTCAATATGCGAAATAGAATTGCGTCTTCtgcatttgtcttttttttcctgtcaagCCTTGATAGTTAGTTGTAAGAATCCTTATAAAATCTCAAAAATTCGTTTAGATGAGCAAGAAAACATCAAACGACAAAGGAAACTGGACAGGGTTGCTCAGAGATCCGCCTTTCTTGTTGCACGTGGTAGTGTCAGCCCAGGACACGGGTCTCCAACAGGAGCGCTGTATAGCAGCTACGCCTAAACAAAATGCAAAAATCACGAGCCATCCCACTCTGTGAGGGTggatgacgagcgaagctgtgtagcacacgacaaagaggtgacacagaatttttaacaaaagtataaacacatttattgtcttgatcggtggtcatcgtgacgaaagctaggcacacacatttatttttaaacATTCTCGCTCATTCGTGTTATACATTATTTATACATATTCGCGAtgtacattcgtgttttcatttcgcgatatatcgaggcaaggaatttgagaccgaaatcaccgcactgaAGGgacgggcagtatgggaacgctggcatgacgagtggcaacggagccagttgaggaagacgacgacgaacgcgcgagcagaaACACGAGTATTTGgtaatgatgatagtttttgctcgcacacttaaaaatttcacggaaccctagccatcaatagcttcgctgtaaaacgtgtTCAACTATGATAGGAATTATGAATGTTTTCGTGCCCAACAAACCACCTAGGGGATAAAATAAGTGCACATTCCTTTATGGGCGTCACAGTAAAACCTTTACGCCATCACGTAGGTCGCTTATGACGAGAAGGCTGTATTTTAGGCATTAACAATATGAGCGTTAGGCGCCTAAAACAAGCACCTAATTAAAGCCTCAATTAGGCAGCACAGACGTCGAAACAGGCACTACAACATGCTCGCAAAAAACGACCTCTTATCTACTGAAAATGTGTAGCCGATTTTTATGGTAAAGAACGGACGTGTAGCGTTCGTTCTTGAGGTCAGAAAGGCAGCAAACATTGTGCAAGCCATTGCTTCGCAGGGCTTGGATGGGCAGACGAGAGGCCACTTTCTTGTCAATCCGAATACTGCAGCCAACACGCTTATTACAATTATTCAGCGCCAATGAGGAGGTAGAGTGCAATTAATAGTGAACATTTCCTGCTTACAGTGACACATCAAATAGAGCAACAACGAAAAGCAAAATGCGCAAAAGAAACTGCTATACTGTTAATGGGGGAAGCTAAAATCCATGCATAATAGGTTGCAGTCATCAAATgttgtagtaaaaaaaaagagttgaATGACGTATGTTTGAAAATCTTTCTAAAACGTAGTAAGAAAAGTAACACATGGCTCCAATTTCTAGGTTTGGGAAACGAAGAGTGTGCCTTTTCTCATTCAGAGTAAGCTTGTAGGCCCGAAAGTTAAAACGACCGTTCAACATCGACAGAAATAAATGGAATGCTTTTGCATTGCCATGCGTTTGACGGCGTCACTCCTACTGCAATTTTAGAGTGTTTGCCCGTAGGAACCTCCGTGatttcacgagggttgcaatgtgggcttgttgctAACGCATCTCGAATAGGTTTACGGTAGTGCaattaaaagacaggacaaaagaagacgcacaggcacacacgcagcgctaacttccaacaatgtttattatcgaaaaccaggaCACGTGCCTATGATTCTGTCTTCACTCATTGACAAGAGTCCGGCACACACATTTCAAACTGAACTGTCAACATGACGGCACTAGTGCTGCCGCTGTTGTGCTGGCATCACAAGCGGCGAGCATCGGGTGCCCAGTCGGAGCCATTTGTTCGAAGACAGTGATTGGAATTGGGCACGCCGACATTTAAGATTAATTTGCGCCAAAGGTACACTGCGCAAAGTACCGCCGTTTGGAGCACGTGATCAAGGTGCCGCGGAGAATTTACGATACAAATTTCGTTCATACCGCACATAGAAAGAAATCAATGGAGTTGCTCTGTAAGCCGCGCTTCAGCTCAGTGCGCAAGCGATAGGCTTCGCCATGACAAGGTACCCATAACTTTTATGCTCAGAATACTAGGGAAGCTAGTAATACTACGTATACTAGTAGCAGCCACGACGAAAATCACGATGACATGCAGTGAAATTATGGGCTTTATCGTTCGAGGGCAATGCACGGGTTGTGTCTTATACTGTCGGGGGTAGCGGGATAATTTTGACTATATAGGGTCATTTAACGTGCACGGTaaatgtgtcttttttttttacactccgCCATTCGACTGAACGCTACTGCGCAAAAGGATGTCGCAAATGATAGCAATAAGAACTAATTACCAGAAATTCTCTTCACTCAGCTTCACTCTTAGGCCGTTGGGACTAGTAATGTCGCTGCTTTTGGTGATCTGTATCCTAATGCCATGAAGTTCTCTACCTTTGTTTCGAAATATGAACCTGTGATTGATTGtttgttttatattttttatcAACAACGAAATGAGTGTTGTCGCTTGTCAAAGAAGGAAAGCGTCCACCGGTCTACAAAATGAAGCCGCGAAGTAAGTTTCGACTCGGCTGCAGCTGCCGTCATTCCTAGAAAATCTGCTTGAATTAAAATACAGCACAGTGCCCTATGTCCTTCACTGCATGGGAAGCACATAATTACCTTTAAATATGACAAAAGTTTAACGTTTTTTCTGCATTATACTGAAAAAGAAGACGGCGCTATGTGATGACGTTCTACGCACAAGATAGATGCTGACTTGAAGACGCTGGAGATCCTAGCCTGGTTGATTGCCTCGGCTGTTAGTGCAGATGTTGGGTGATAATAATGGTTCGCACATATATGCAATGCCTCTAAAGTTACAGTGCCAGTAATCTTAACAAAACGTGGTGCTTACAACGCAAATGCTGCCTGTCCAGCTGGTTTATATTCCGTGGTGAACCCAACTCTTTTGCGAACAAATACTGTCAACGAACACATACTTAATAAGCCTATCTTTTACCTTATTTATTTTCGTGATTGTGACATACGTTAGTGtcagaaaagtgaaaaaaatcgTTATCGAAGACAGCTCCCGTTTGTTTTGCTTCTAATAGAGCGCTTGTTATTTCTTCCATTTTCCTCTTTCCTCAAGTTATTATTTCTAAATTTCAATTAATACGATCGGTAATTTGCCATGTGCTTTCCTTCGGTTTCATTGTCTGTCGCTTTTATCTGGTTGGGCTTAAAGAAAAATTTAACCTGTCCACCCACTTCTATTTTATCGCTATTTTTACGGGACATTCGTGATGAAATTTGTCAGTCACAATTACAAAAAGACAAACCCCCGACGGGATTTAGCTGATGGCGTATAGCGCATGAATCTAGACATCTGTTGCTGCTGCCAGCCGCGCTTCGGTAAAACTGCGTTGTGTTCCTGGCCCGGGCTGTCGAAAACAAGagtgataaaaaaaagaatttttaacCCACAATAGTCTGCATCAGAAGAAGGGTCTCTCTTTGTGTAGAGACTCCTGCTTCTGAACGGGAAGTACTGAGCCGAAAATTTGATGAGATTTCCAAGTAGTCTAGAAGAATAAACCTGAACAGAGCTGTCTTCAGATATAATTGTCTTCAAATTTCTAAAGTAAACCTGCACCAATCACGAAAATAAAAAAGCTATTTaggtttgtgtttttttttcttcttacagcTTGATCACTAGAATGTTGTCACGCAAAGTGTATAAACCACGAGCGCCAGCAGCGTTTGCGTAGTTAGCACGTAATATATAATAAACTACTCGAGTATTACGTTTGAGGTTCTATATACTGAAGAAACGATAGCCTGGGAGCTTTACAAGTCTATGAATGCCAGATATATAACTTAAATGAAGCGCTGTGGATGACCATGTGCTCGTGTACATGCATGATGCACAATATTGGCGTAAGCACGCCGTATGCACCGAACGCCACCACACCTTTTTTCTTGCCGACTCCAATTCGCACTCCTTCCATACGCAAACATTGAATTATAGATGTGGCATTTATTTATTGGCACGCGTCTGTCTTTAAATGCAACAGCATTTACTTGCTATTCCCAATAGTTTCCTTGAATCTGGCCATCTGTATATGGTCTCTCGGCTGTGCCACTACACTTATCGGAAGCGATGACGGTCACAAGACGGCGCACCAGCTTTGT is a window from the Dermacentor variabilis isolate Ectoservices chromosome 3, ASM5094787v1, whole genome shotgun sequence genome containing:
- the LOC142574280 gene encoding uncharacterized protein LOC142574280, which codes for MMSQTSLLLAIMLVASAAAIETGNKTVIRCFWGKCSVVYGPWKKCMPNQQCDGSDLRCERQCILEHTGCPPKHNRGSCHKDLFVWKCSLRYSCPQGRGSARCLKTCLPRNARRRYGPHKNFLSYLPFVGELFQ